In Shumkonia mesophila, the genomic stretch AAGCGCAAGGCGGCGGATTTCACCGCCGGCAATCCGGGCCGCATCTATAAGGTGGCCGACATGGTGGGAAGCGAGGTCACCTTCGCCGCCACCGGCGTCACCGACGGGGTCATCCTCGGTGGCGTCAAGCGTCGCTACGGGGTGGCGGTCACCCATTCCCTGGTCATGCGCTCGCGCAGCGGAACGCTGCACTTCGTCGAGGCCTACCACGATTTCGCCAAGGGGGCGAACGCCGCCCGCTTGGATTCCTGACCGGCCCATGGCGGCGCCCACCGCATGTCGCGACACGCCGCAGGCGGCCTGCTTTCTGGGGGTTGAACGGTCGCTGACCGGCCGCCGTTGGCATCTTCGGGCGCTGGACGAACGGGTGGCGATGGCGCTTTCCCAGCGTCACGCCTTGCCCGAGGTGGTCGGACGCGTGCTGGCGGCCCGCGGCGTCGGCCTGGACGACGCCGAAACCTTCCTGGAACCGACCCTGCGCCGGCTGTTGCCCGACCCCAGCCATCTGCGCGACCTCGACGTCGCCACCGAGCGGCTGGCCAGCGCCGTCATGCAGGGCGAACGCATCGCCATTTTCGGCGACTACGACGTCGACGGTTCGACCTCGGCGGCGCTGCTCGCCCGCTACCTGCGCGCCGTCGGCAGCCAGGGGCGCATCTACATCCCCGATCGCCTGACCGAAGGCTATGGCCCCAATACCGAGGCGCTGTTGGCGCTGGGTCGCGAGGGTGTTTCCCTGATCGTCACCGTCGATTGCGGCACCACCGCCTACGAACCGCTGAAGGCGGCGGCGGCGGCGGGGCTCGAGGTCATCGTCGCCGACCACCACGAGGCCGAGGCGGCGCTGCCGGCGGCGGTGGCGGTGGTCAATCCCAACCGGCTGGACGACGCAAGCCCGCACGGCCACATGGCGGCGGTGGGGGTGACCTTCCTTCTGATCGTCGGGCTCAACCGCACGCTGCGCGGCGCCGGCTGGTTCGCGGCGCGGCCGGAGCCGGACCTGCGCCAGTGGCTCGACCTGGTGGCGCTGGGCACCATCTGCGACGTGGTGCCGCTGACCGGCGTCAACCGCGCCCTGGTGGTGGGCGGCCTGCAGGTGATGGCGGGCCGCGGCAATCCCGGCTTACGGGCCCTGGCCGACGTCGCCGGCGTCGACGAGCCGCCGGGCACCTACCACGCCGGCTTCATCCTGGGCCCGCGCATCAACGCCGGCGGGCGCATCGGGCGCTCCGACCTTGGCGCCCGCCTGCTGGCCACCGACGATGCCCTGGAGGCGCGGGTCATCGCCGAACAGGTCGACGCCCTCAACCGCGAGCGCCAGGCGACCGAGGCGGCGGTGTTGGCGGCGGCGCTGGTCCAGGTCGAAGCCGACGGCCAGGCCGACGCCCCCGGCGCCGTCGTGCTGGCCTGGGGGCGGGGATGGCATCCCGGCGTCGTCGGCATCGTCGCCGGGCGGCTGGTCGAGCGGTTTCACCGGCCGGCCTGCGTCGTTTCCGTGACGGACGAGGGGGCGACCGGGTCCGGGCGCTCGATCCCCGGGGTCGACCTCGGCGCCGCCGTCATCGCGGCGCGTCAGGCCGGGCTGCTGATCCGCGGCGGCGGCCACGCCATGGCGGCGGGATTTTCCACCGCCGTGGGCGGCCTGGAGCCGCTGCACGCCTTTCTGAACGAGCGTCTGGCCGCCGCCGTCGCCGAGGCGGCGTCCGCCAATGGCCTCAGGCTCGATGGCGCGGTGTCGCCGGGCGGGGCCACCCTCGAACTGGTGGCCGCCCTCCAGCGGGTGGCGCCGTTCGGCACCGGCAATCCCGAACCGCGCTTCGCGGTGCCGGCGGCCCGCCTCGCCCGGCCCCAGGTGGTCGGCGCCAACCACGTGAGCTTCACGCTGATCGGCGCCGACGGGGGCCGCCTGCGCGCCGTCGCCTTCCGGGCCATGGACTGCCCCCTGGGGCCGGCCCTGCTGGCCCATGACGGGGCGCCCTTTCACGTCGCCGGCAAGCTCCGGCTCAATGTCTGGAAGGGTGTCGAATCGGTGCAGATGATCGTCGACGACGCGGCCCCCGCCTGGTAGGGCGAAGGCCGTGCGTCATGGGCATCGACGAAGCGGCGGTCAGTCCGGCCGTTGTCTGTTGCCGTTGAGGATCTTGGGGACCGGATTGGCGCGCAGCCGAAAGGCGTCGGGCATACCTTTGCCCAGCAGCGGCCGCAGATAGAACACGAAATCGTTGGTCACGTTGTTGCCGGCCGCGTTGATGAAGGAATCCGGCATGGTGGCCGTCTTGCCGGCGACGTCGGGAAGGTGGCTCAGGCGGTAGTCCACCGAGTAATAGCCGGTGCGGTGAATGGTGACCGAACCGTCGCGGTCGCCCCAGTGGGCGTATTGCACGGCCTTCTCGCCGACCTCGCGGGCCTCGCGCTGGTCGACGTCGGACACGCAGCCCAGGAACGAGCGCTGCAGATAGCCGAAGGTGTCGCCGCGCACCCGCTTGATGTTGGTGTGTTTCTTGACGATGTCGGACAGCCGGTCGGCCAGGGCGCCGGTGCCGGAAAGCTGGACGTTGCCGTGGGCGTCGCGTTCGACCTTGTCGACCAGCTTGGAGATGATCGGCGTTCCGCTGCCGTCGTGGATGCCTTCGGCGACGGCGATGATGCAGCGCCCGTACTTGTCGTAGCAGTCCTTTATGTCGGAAACGAACTTGTCGACGACGAACGGGCGCTCCGGCATGTAAATCAGGTGGGGGCCGTCGTCCTCGAACTTGCGGCCCAACGCCGAGGCGGCGGTGAGGTATCCGGCATGGCGCCCCATCACCACCGCGATGTAGACGCCGGGCAGCGCCCGGTTGTCGGCATTCACCCCGGCGAAGGCCAGCGCCACGAAACGGGCCGCCGACGGATAACCGGGCGTGTGGTCGTTGACCGCCAGGTCGTTGTCGACGGTCTTGGGGATGTGGATGCAGCGCAGCGGATAGCTGTTCTTCTGGGCCTGCTCGCTGACGATGCGCAAGGTGTCCGACGAATCGTTGCCGCCGATATAGAAGAAGGTCTCGATGCCGTGGGCCTTCAAGACCTTGAAGATCTCCTGACAGTACTTGAGGTCGGGCTTGTCGCGGGTCGAGCCCAGCGCCGAGCACGGCGTCTCGGCGACCAGTTCCAGGTTGTGCGCGGTCTCCTGGGTGAGGTCGAGGAACTGCTCGTCGACAATGCCGCGCACGCCGTAGTGGGCGCCATAGACCCGTTCCACCGCCGCGAACTTGCGCGATTCGATGACGGCGCCGACCATGGACTCGTTGATCACGGCGGTCGGGCCACCGCCTTGTGCGACCAGGACCTTCCCCTTCAGCATGTGCGCGACCCTTCCCTGGCACGGTGATGAAACGGAGCATACGCAACCGCCGCGGCAAGCCCCTGTCAACGGGGCGGCCGGGGGGCGGGGGGATATTATGGGTATCGTCCGGTTCTGCAAAGACACATTATTACTCGCATCGGCCCCTTTTCCCGGAAACCGGGCTGAATGCCGCAATGTGGAAAAACACGGAGGCTTGATTTTCCCGGCGAGGCCGTATAGATGACACGCACTCGGCCCGACCCCATCGTCTAGAGGCCTAGGACACCGCCCTTTCACGGCGGCGACGCGGGTTCGACTCCCGCTGGGGTCGCCACTCTCTTATCCCGTGGACCGCTGTGATTTGTCCCTCCGAAGGCTGACGCCAAGGGGATAGGTGGCAAAAATCGGAGAGGTTCGAACGACGGTTCGGGATCGCGC encodes the following:
- the recJ gene encoding single-stranded-DNA-specific exonuclease RecJ; this translates as MAAPTACRDTPQAACFLGVERSLTGRRWHLRALDERVAMALSQRHALPEVVGRVLAARGVGLDDAETFLEPTLRRLLPDPSHLRDLDVATERLASAVMQGERIAIFGDYDVDGSTSAALLARYLRAVGSQGRIYIPDRLTEGYGPNTEALLALGREGVSLIVTVDCGTTAYEPLKAAAAAGLEVIVADHHEAEAALPAAVAVVNPNRLDDASPHGHMAAVGVTFLLIVGLNRTLRGAGWFAARPEPDLRQWLDLVALGTICDVVPLTGVNRALVVGGLQVMAGRGNPGLRALADVAGVDEPPGTYHAGFILGPRINAGGRIGRSDLGARLLATDDALEARVIAEQVDALNRERQATEAAVLAAALVQVEADGQADAPGAVVLAWGRGWHPGVVGIVAGRLVERFHRPACVVSVTDEGATGSGRSIPGVDLGAAVIAARQAGLLIRGGGHAMAAGFSTAVGGLEPLHAFLNERLAAAVAEAASANGLRLDGAVSPGGATLELVAALQRVAPFGTGNPEPRFAVPAARLARPQVVGANHVSFTLIGADGGRLRAVAFRAMDCPLGPALLAHDGAPFHVAGKLRLNVWKGVESVQMIVDDAAPAW
- a CDS encoding 6-phosphofructokinase: MLKGKVLVAQGGGPTAVINESMVGAVIESRKFAAVERVYGAHYGVRGIVDEQFLDLTQETAHNLELVAETPCSALGSTRDKPDLKYCQEIFKVLKAHGIETFFYIGGNDSSDTLRIVSEQAQKNSYPLRCIHIPKTVDNDLAVNDHTPGYPSAARFVALAFAGVNADNRALPGVYIAVVMGRHAGYLTAASALGRKFEDDGPHLIYMPERPFVVDKFVSDIKDCYDKYGRCIIAVAEGIHDGSGTPIISKLVDKVERDAHGNVQLSGTGALADRLSDIVKKHTNIKRVRGDTFGYLQRSFLGCVSDVDQREAREVGEKAVQYAHWGDRDGSVTIHRTGYYSVDYRLSHLPDVAGKTATMPDSFINAAGNNVTNDFVFYLRPLLGKGMPDAFRLRANPVPKILNGNRQRPD